The Toxoplasma gondii ME49 chromosome XII, whole genome shotgun sequence genome includes a region encoding these proteins:
- a CDS encoding hypothetical protein (encoded by transcript TGME49_248110): MRFLDAPALTRLSALLQHLDVGDRVIRGRLELLSTCSQSCIERRQLAEEIEKEISSSPLFLASSSPQPILLSSPHGARAATLRGPRDGRGEKDACKEGGSSPNSRKKRKTSCSPSSAFSSPAFSSPAFSCTAFELPPRQLDLPRKLDDSGEEERAVESEPPRSRSARGRGRRADSGQTEEKAKALLGKKEGGSKGQHTRGNAEKNDSETLSDDEEHDGKDVLVNLIGALNQCFPDYEFCSALTPAMFEQAARVEDVQAEINRRLCVVERVVPGFLQQLWAAIKASIRLECTDIYFLRVGSSDDPAPLVMYDPASFSSASSFASSASFSSLSGQFLRAGGEDESQQGEDLSEKSENVCERRRREGGSLALRKTRRKASLTFSKPQNDAPVSGATGSGWSDANSISVFSLSFFFHDRSEEKLLFFTCNCTCKAARDLEADAADLEEENDIGDIHLTRAAFGLDDKVHDDSPAGEERDDLGEEDPDTLSDLELPSSACAYA; encoded by the exons ATGCGGTTTCTCGACGCACCGGCCTTGACGCGCCTCTCGGCTTTGCTTCAACACTTGGACGTCGGGGATCGCGTGATTCGCGGACGTCTCGAGCTTCTGTCCACATGCAGTCAGTCTTGCATCGAGCGGAGACAACTCGCGGAAGAGATCGAGAAGGAGatttcctcttcgccgctcttcctcgcgtcgtCGTCCCCGCAGCCGatcctcctttcctcgcctcaCGGAGCTCGAGCGGCGACGCTGCGCGGCCCGCGAGACGGccgcggcgagaaggacgcgTGCAAAGAGGGCGGGTCGAGTCCGAACTCGcgcaaaaaacgaaaaaccaGCTGTTCGccctcgtctgccttctcctcgcctgccttctcctcgcctgccttCTCCTGCACCGCCTTCGAGCTCCCTCCGCGACAACTGGATCTTCCCAGGAAGCTCGACGACTCTGGCGAGGAGGAACGCGCGGTGGAGAGCGAACCGCCGCGGAGTCGAAGCGCTCGCGGTCGGGGACGGAGAGCAGACTCGGGGCAGACtgaggaaaaggcgaaggctctcctggggaagaaagaaggaggaagcaagGGCCAACACACTCGAGGAAATgccgagaaaaacgactcCGAGACGCTttcagacgacgaagaacaCGATGGAAAGGACGTCCTCGTCAACCTCATTGGCGCACTCAACCAGTGCTTCCCAGACTACGAATTCTG CAGCGCATTAACTCCGGCGATGTTCGAGCAAGCTGCTCGTGTTGAAGATGTACAGGCAGAAATTAACAGACGGCTTTGCGTCGTCGAGCGCGTCGTTCCAGGCTTCCTCCAACAACTCTGGGCTGCCATCAAA GCGAGCATTCGTTTGGAGTGTACGGACATTTACTTTTTGCGTGTCGGGAGCAGCGACGACCCGGCGCCCCTGGTGATGTACGAccctgcgtctttctcgagtgcttcgtctttcgcttcctcggcttcgttttcttctctgtctggcCAGTTCCTTCGTGCgggaggcgaggacgagTCTCAACAAGGAGAGGACTTGAGCGAGAAGTCGGAAAACgtctgcgagagaagacgcagagagggcgGCTCCCTCGCGCTGCGAAAGACCCGCAGAAAGGCCTCGCTGACTTTCTCGAAGCCGCAAAACGACGCCCCCGTCTCCGGCGCAACAGGCAGCGGCTGGAGTGATGCGAACAGCATTTCCGTGTTCTCGCTGTCCTTTTTTTTCCATGACCGAAGTGAAGAAAAACTCCTGTTCTTCACCTGCAACTGCACCTGCAAAGCCGCCCGCGACCTCGAAGCCGACGCCGCCGacctcgaggaagaaaacgacatCG GTGACATTCATCTGACGCGTGCTGCTTTTGGCCTGGACGACAAAGTTCACGATGACAGTCCcgcaggagaagagcgagatgatctcggagaagaagatccgGACACTCTCAGCGATCTGGAGTTGCCTTCGTCAGCCTGCGCCTATGCGTGA